The following proteins are co-located in the uncultured Draconibacterium sp. genome:
- a CDS encoding ASKHA domain-containing protein, with protein MNSTIKITLQPLGKIVEVNQGTPLIDVLHEFGVEFPCGGKGTCGACKVKLLSGNLDVDAMQEKRLQKLKLDNDWRLACFCSALSDITLEISQFEHIILADNSTFDFKPQSGYGIAVDLGTTTVVAQLVNLENGHILDSVSDVNPQAKFGGDLIARIQSCLDGNQEEMQHLIRTKIASMIDSMLKRNRVAVAKIALVGNTVMQHIFCGLNVQPLSFYPFEIKEPGAKAFSAKELSWEIPGAPGITFHTSIGSFVGSDILAGIAATKMAEQEAFSILIDLGTNGEIVVGNREKIVCASTAAGPAFEGAKINQGMRATTGAISSVTHENGLLKSHVIGKVEAKGICGSGLIDIVAILLEQQQIGMFGEINSGEEIIPLTRNISLTQQDIREFQLAKGAIATGVQMLLNQLSISISEVGNVFIAGGFGNFLNIKNVIRTGLIEAEEEKIIKLGNTALIGAKIFLFEDENFTQGILKKTTHLNLEGDGSFQDIYIEKMMLL; from the coding sequence ATGAACAGTACGATAAAAATCACACTTCAACCGCTTGGTAAAATAGTAGAAGTAAACCAGGGAACCCCACTCATTGATGTGTTACACGAATTTGGTGTTGAATTTCCGTGCGGAGGGAAAGGTACTTGTGGTGCCTGCAAAGTAAAACTGCTCAGCGGAAATTTGGATGTTGATGCAATGCAGGAGAAACGACTGCAAAAACTAAAACTGGATAACGACTGGCGGCTGGCTTGTTTTTGCAGCGCCCTGTCGGACATTACTCTGGAAATCTCGCAATTCGAACACATTATTTTAGCCGACAATTCCACTTTCGATTTTAAACCGCAAAGCGGTTATGGAATTGCAGTTGATTTGGGAACTACAACTGTTGTGGCTCAGCTGGTCAATCTCGAAAACGGCCACATTCTCGACTCTGTTTCGGATGTAAATCCACAAGCTAAATTTGGCGGCGATTTAATTGCCCGCATTCAATCTTGTCTGGATGGAAACCAGGAAGAAATGCAGCACCTGATTCGTACCAAAATAGCTTCGATGATTGACTCCATGCTGAAAAGAAATCGGGTTGCAGTTGCCAAAATTGCTTTGGTTGGAAATACGGTAATGCAGCATATTTTTTGTGGGTTAAATGTTCAGCCTCTCTCATTTTATCCGTTTGAAATAAAAGAACCAGGCGCGAAAGCATTTTCTGCAAAAGAGTTGAGTTGGGAAATACCGGGTGCTCCAGGCATCACATTTCATACTTCAATTGGGAGTTTTGTGGGCAGCGATATTCTGGCCGGAATTGCCGCCACAAAAATGGCTGAACAGGAAGCGTTTTCCATTCTCATCGACCTGGGTACCAATGGTGAAATTGTGGTTGGAAACCGGGAAAAGATTGTTTGCGCTTCCACTGCTGCAGGACCTGCATTTGAAGGGGCTAAAATCAACCAGGGTATGCGTGCCACTACCGGCGCCATTTCTTCTGTAACCCACGAAAACGGACTACTTAAAAGTCATGTAATTGGCAAAGTAGAAGCCAAAGGCATTTGTGGAAGTGGGTTGATTGATATTGTTGCCATTCTGCTGGAACAACAACAAATCGGGATGTTCGGAGAAATCAATTCAGGCGAAGAAATAATTCCACTCACCCGCAACATATCGCTTACCCAACAGGACATTCGCGAATTCCAGCTGGCAAAAGGTGCCATTGCTACGGGCGTACAAATGTTACTTAATCAGCTCTCTATTTCAATATCCGAAGTTGGGAATGTGTTTATAGCCGGTGGATTTGGAAATTTTCTGAACATTAAAAATGTGATAAGAACCGGGTTGATCGAAGCGGAAGAAGAAAAAATCATCAAATTAGGCAATACCGCATTAATTGGAGCGAAAATATTTTTGTTTGAGGATGAAAATTTCACACAGGGTATTTTGAAAAAAACAACTCATTTAAACCTGGAAGGAGATGGTTCGTTTCAGGATATTTATATCGAAAAAATGATGTTACTGTAA
- the rlmN gene encoding 23S rRNA (adenine(2503)-C(2))-methyltransferase RlmN, which produces MKESLFGKTLSELQEMVVELGLLKFTAKQITDWLYKKQISSIDEMSNLSLKARELLNEKYEFGLTAYTKVQASVDGTKKYLFPTIQNKFIETAMIPERDRKTVCVSSQVGCKMGCLFCFTAKQGFQGHLSAGEIINQIRSIDEVEDVSNIVYMGMGEPFDNLDEVLKSLEILTSEWGFAMSPRRITVSTIGIIPGMLTFLEKSDAHLAVSLHTPFHEERQKIMPIQVAYPIEEVIEEIKSWDFGRQRRVSFEYILFEGLNDTPAHVNELVRLLDGLKCRINLIRFHPVPGTPLKSPGERTILQFKEKLNNKGILTTIRASRGEDIYAACGLLSTKELVK; this is translated from the coding sequence ATGAAAGAGAGCTTGTTTGGAAAAACATTATCGGAGTTGCAGGAGATGGTTGTGGAATTGGGATTACTAAAATTCACGGCCAAACAAATAACGGATTGGCTGTATAAAAAACAAATTTCATCAATCGACGAAATGTCAAATCTTTCGCTTAAGGCGCGCGAGCTTTTAAACGAAAAATATGAGTTTGGTTTAACCGCCTACACCAAAGTACAGGCCAGTGTTGATGGAACTAAAAAATACCTTTTTCCAACCATTCAGAATAAATTTATTGAAACGGCGATGATTCCCGAACGCGATCGAAAAACGGTTTGCGTGAGTTCGCAGGTGGGATGTAAAATGGGTTGTTTGTTTTGTTTTACTGCTAAACAAGGATTCCAGGGACATCTTTCGGCCGGCGAAATAATCAATCAAATTCGAAGTATTGATGAGGTGGAAGATGTTTCGAATATTGTATATATGGGCATGGGCGAACCTTTCGACAATCTGGATGAAGTATTAAAAAGCCTCGAGATTCTGACTTCGGAATGGGGATTTGCCATGAGTCCGCGCAGAATAACTGTTTCCACCATTGGAATAATTCCGGGCATGCTCACTTTTCTCGAAAAAAGTGACGCGCATCTGGCTGTAAGTTTGCATACTCCTTTTCACGAAGAACGCCAAAAGATAATGCCAATACAAGTGGCTTACCCCATTGAAGAGGTGATAGAGGAAATTAAAAGCTGGGATTTTGGCCGTCAACGACGGGTTTCGTTTGAGTACATTCTATTTGAAGGATTAAATGACACTCCTGCCCATGTTAACGAGCTGGTTCGTCTACTGGATGGATTAAAGTGCCGGATAAATCTGATTCGTTTTCACCCGGTTCCGGGAACACCACTTAAAAGTCCCGGCGAGAGAACCATTCTTCAGTTTAAGGAAAAGCTCAATAATAAGGGAATACTTACTACAATACGAGCATCGCGCGGCGAAGATATTTACGCCGCCTGCGGTCTGCTTTCAACAAAGGAGTTGGTTAAATAG